Within the Glycine soja cultivar W05 chromosome 3, ASM419377v2, whole genome shotgun sequence genome, the region aaaaataaaatatgaatactGTTCAAATAAAagcatataaaatgatataaaaataaaattaaaaaaattatatattaaatatcttttaatttataatttttgataatttgaagaaaaaaatagtaactCTTAATTAatgatacattaaaaataatattaatatagttaTCTAAATAAAGCAAGTTTTTTAGTGATTTCTTGCTTTGTCTATGAATAAAAGGAATTCAATtcctattaaaatatttttcacgaaccaaaattattttttgaaaaataaaaaataatatcttgatttaaaaataaggaACCACGAAAAaagtgaatttaaaattataggaaactaaaattataatttaactacAAATAAATAACTATCAATTTAATCCATGAAGTATCACCTCTTCTAAATAATctttaaactaataaaattatataagttcCATCAATTTAATCCATTGGTTGATATACTTTACTAACATTAAGAGACTAATATCCCTTGTCTGCTTGGGTTAACAACCCTGTTGCGTGAATGGCAGCAAATTGAAAACGTTAACATTATTAAAGGAACATGTATTTTGGCTCGGGTGAGGGGGATAAGTCGTGTCTTTTAGCAGGTCTTGGTGGTAGGATGTTTCTACTAATTGCCTATTTACATGGATTTGGCATCAGTATTTGTTAGCATGTGTTAGATTTTTTCGTTTCAGCACTGGTGTATTGgatttgtttgtcttgattaCAGCTTGTACCCTTGACATTTGTTGATTAATAATATCTTTGACTTTTTAGagattaaattactcatttcgTCCCAATTGTTTCaggatttttccttttttagtttttataatttgaaagtgatttttttaatttacattttaattctctttttcttatagttttaaaagtgttctttttaatccttatagtttcatgattcttactttttttagttcttatagttttCAGATTACAggaactaaaaaagaattaaaatataaattataaggactaaaaagaatacttttaaattatatgaactaaaaaaatcactttcaaattatatggactaaaaaagtaagaatcatgaaactataaggaccaaatgagtaatttaatctttaaaaaaatatatatattaagagactttttttataaaaaaaaatatacttgaatgaCTATGTAGCATGATTTCTAATACATTAGGAATTAGTAATATAATTCATTAGTTTAAGGATTACATCAAGGATAGAAGATTTTATTTCAAGGACCAAATTAATGATTTACTAAAAAAAGTGACATAAAGTAAAACCCTAAGTTAAGTTTAGACATTGCCAGTGTCAATCTTTAACgtttttaaatctttatttaaTTCCTGAGACTTATtcccttttatccttttttttgccGTAGTTtttaccaataaaaataaaataaacgacACTTCATAAAATGAAGGACTATaacataaactttttaaaatagatCAAACCAATACTTGCCAAGTTACAATCTCAAACTAACCTAAGGATTTACTCAATGGATGAATGGCAATTTGGACCATcagattaattttcttttatggtGAGCCACCAGTATCATGTAGCACGATGAATAGCAATAGAATTGCATCAATCAATGTCTCTTGAACAAAAAGGCTAGTGTTGAAGTCTTAGATTCAGGCAATACTACAGATGCAGAAAGAGCCAGCAAGTCTAcgtacaaataaaatttaagatttcATGATGCTACCCCGAGAACTCGAGTTGAAAAATGAGCCTACATGAATCAAAATGGTCACTAAAGCAACTAACACTATGAGActcaaaatgaaattataagattgacttgatgataataaaagaaaaaaaaaaaaaaagagaaaccaCGAGTTCGAATCTTTTTCCGAACAAAATCTAACAACATTTGTTGATTAAGAAAAACACAGTCAGACTCAAATATATACAATCACCATACATAAGCTATGCTCCACAATTCAATGTAAATATATTCGCGCTTTGATTAAATTGAACTTGGAATGAGGCAATTAAATGCAGTGTAAAAACTAAACTGAAATCAACTTTATTCTCTGTTCCTATCAAGAGTGTCAACATTCAATTAGAACGGAAGAAACAGAGCTAAGAGTCATGCATTCATTGACAAGGAAAGATTCAAACTCCAAATACACAATAATTCTCCACCCTTCTTTCTTACAAAATAAATCATCAAAGCCCCTCAAAAAACCGAATGTGATCTTCAAAAGTCTCTCCATGCCTTATTTTGCTCACTGATCCATCATCTTCAacctaaaatattttacaaaatataacaaatcaagattaagttaaaattgttttttgggTAAAACTTGAACGGTATTCTACAAAAGGAAATGAGCCACTAAATAGGGTTTATAAACTTTTTGGTCCCTCTTCTTTTGTGGGTGTTCGTTTGTAGTACCTcgtaaactttttttattcgtTGTAGtcctaaagaaaaaattaattccaTTTTTAGTACCTTAAAAATTGTTCCATGTTTAGTCCCTAAAAAATTCTATATCggggactaaaaacaaaatgaagtttttttagggactaaaacgGACAAAAAATTTTGCAGGACTAAaaatggaaatcaaaaaaagatgaggaaccaaaaatataataactttCAATCATTAATTGTAACATGCAATATCCTTTTTgtccaatttattttttcaaatacacATGTAAAACTTCAAATGATTTTACTAAAGACCTaagtaaacaaaaagaaaaaacactaagCAATATCTTACTCAAAAAGGTATTGTTAATatgtaatatgttttttttccacTAATGATTATCAAAATGCATTTTCACTCAACCACTGCTATAAAAAAGACTGCTGAACAATGTTAGCAAGTGGAAAAAGGCGATTTCATACCCAATACTCAGGAGGCCGCATCTTAAGATTGTAGGTTGATGCCATGCTCATGCAATAAGCACCAGCATCATGAACAACCAAACCAGTACCCTGCCATTAAAATTCAGATGAGACAGTTTAAACAAGTTGGCATTGTTGTCTTTGTCGTGGTTTTGCATACATTATGcgtgtatattattattatttaagcaactatataacaaaagataaatatattatatattacctTGGCTGGAGTAGGTAGTTCTCTTCCTTTTCCTAAGAAATCTGCAGACTCACAGACAGGGCCAACCACATCAAAAGTTGTTGTCTCAGCATTTGATGGGGCAGGGGAAACCAGCTCTATATGCTGCAACCATACAATGAAATGCCATTAAACATTCATGTAAATGAAAATCGATACAATACAACCCAGTTGCATGAAGGTAGAATCAGGTGACCATTATGGCCTTATGCCCTGTCAACTTCCAAATTCCAAACAGTTTCTTTAGAATGCAATTTTGTTCTTTAGATAACATCATAACAGCTTTAAATGCCATGTTAAATctaacttaaattatttttcatcttctttCCATCGACAGTGTCAACATTCAACCAGAACTGGGGAAACAACTAAAAAAGTAATTGCATCCTTTGGCAAGGAGAGATCCAAGTCCCAAACacccattttttcttcttctatacaTTAGATTTAGCAAACACATGGGGGTGGAGGTTGTGGCATCCCAGCCAAGCCATTATATGCTGAGCAAGTTTTAAGAGTGCATTATATATTTAGAAAGCACATGCATTCATAGGGTCTAGAATTCTTTATTGGTTTCAAATGCAATATTAGCAGAAAGGAGACATCAGACACAAATTTCTCTTAAGAAAAAACTGTCCAATATTGATGTATTGGATGATAAGTCATAACAAACTTAGGGTACTTGTAACATTTACCTGGTAAGCATCATAGAGACTAGGGCGGATCAGTTCAGCCATACTtccatcaataacaataaaatttttagATCCATTACTTTTAACACCTGTCACCCGGTTAACTAAGCAGCATGTGTTTGCGATCAGAGATCTCCCTGGTTCAATGATGAGATTAAGACCACGCGAAATAACAAGATCTCGTACCTACTCCAACCATGAAAAAATTGGAATTAGCAGGGATACCGAGTGCACAGTTAAAACATAGTATAATTACTTCTTCTGAGATAAAGGGGTAGTATAACAAGTCCAAGCCTATGACATAAATAGACAGTTAAGAAGCAGCAGATGCTCCTCTATGATTTATGAGATGTACAAACATGTGTCAAAAACCGTTCATAGTATATGCTATTTCTAGAACTCAAATAAATACCACATGTAGTTATACTCTAGAAATATCTTGATTGGTAGAGCTGTGAGACATAAAATGAGTACTCAGGTTCAAATCTGCCAATTTATACTGCCCATATCCCCTTTCCCCCCCTCTGCCTCTCGTGTGATAAATATCTTTGAACTATTGCCTCTTTCATCAATTATAATTAGCAAACATGAATCTCAATAGATGACATTGATCTAGTTCCTTAAATACTGTGACAAAACATATATtgtgtaatttataaaaatgttatagTTCTCAAAGGACTTATTTACCACATTTCTATGCATGTTACAACTCCAAAAAATGGTAAATGCTACATTTTTAATTGTGTAACATTGCAATACTAAGAACGCCCATTTACGAGTCATTACTCATTAGTGATAttacagaatgttgggcggtcaagagccaatatgagactaaagtaggtgtagcggagatgaggatgttgcggtggatgtgtggtaagactcgacaggataaaattagaaacggagctattagagagagggttggagtagcgcctattgtagagaagatggtggaaaatagacttaggtggtttgggcatgtagagagaagaccggtagactctgtagtgaggagagtagaccagatggagagaaggcaaacaattcgaggcagaggaagacccaaaaagactataagagaggttatcaagaaggatctcgaacttaatgatttggatagaagtatggtacttgatagaacattatggcgaaagttgatccatgtagccgaccccacctagtaggataaggcgttgttgttgttgttgttgtactcATTAGTGATATTCATTATGCTTGTAAGCAATTGCAAActtaataacatataaaaatgaaacaatgaaGTCCTCACAGTGTCAATGAGATCTCTAGGTGTAGGAAGAATGGCACCAGAATGATAATAATCTATCCCAAGTCCTCCACCAATATTTAAGTAATCAACTTCAAAACCCTGATCTCGGATTTGGTCAATGTAGTTGATCATAATGGTGGCTGCATCCCTGAAAATGTCTAcctgaaaaagaaagaaaaaagaatgcaaCAATTATTTCAACATTTATATTTAGATAAAGATTGAGAATCAACATAAAGTAGTGCAGAACTACAAATTGAGCTAAGAAACATTGAACGCATAATAAagcaagaaaacataaattgaaaaaaaaaaggtatatcTCAAAGTagcaaagcaaaaaagaagcaaCAGAAAAAGTAAAGAATTTCCATCTGACCTTGGTAATTGTTGAACCAAGATGACAGTGGGCCCCTACAAGTTTGAGCTCATTAGGATGCTCCTTCACTGCATCTAAAAACCACTGCAGCTTTTCATTTCTAATGCCAAATTTAGAGTTCTTATTCCCAGTGGCAACATAAGGATGAACCTAACCACGACAAagataaaagtttaaatattccaaataataaaacataatataaacaGCTATGCACATGAGAGCTACAAAATCTAGAGGTCTCAAGTTTAGCAATGGTGATGATGCAGACCAGATTTATAGATGAACAGAAATAagaataaatagagaaaaaggaaaggatGAAATAAGAGGAATAGCAGTAGGGGAATACCTACTACCCACAAAGCCTAGCTCCTCTCATAGAATGGATGTATTCTCTGCCTAACAGAATGATACGCACAATCATAAAAATCCCCTCACTCACCCCACGTCCCTCTATAACAGAATACCTCACCATCCATCctcactctctttctctcattGCCACCTCATCATTGTCTCTCCGCTCTCCTATTCTTTCTCACATACACTCTCCACACTTTGGGCTTATTTACTTGGGCCGCATCCTGCACTAGGGACCTATCAGGTGAGTTGTGCACTAACCAGTCAATCACAACTTGTAAAGTAAAGTTTTAGTGACAATGAAGGTAAATGCAGGAAGAGGGAGCGAAACCACTATAATTAATAACATGGAGGATTTTATAATGTCAGTGGAAGGAAGATATCATACGAATGGAAATTATGGAATATGTAACTGCTTGTGAACGTTGTTGATTGTTGAAATATTGCAAAGTTGTATTCAATCAAATGCCCTGAGCAATGCATCAAGTAGAACTTAGATGAATGTGTTAGTGTGTGCTTGGTTTATTGACAGCACAATTTCCAATACAACAAAATGAAAAGGCTTGTCTCACATTGGATAGGCTTTAACGTCAGTTCCAGTTCTCTAAACAGACATCGAAACATACTATAAGGACAATTTTCAGTTTATTATAAAGCTGAAAACTTATTTTAGCCCCACTAATCCTATAAGAGAAAAtgcatattttttcaaaaaaaaaaacaattaatttcttCCTTGGAAGCCTCTTTGGATCTGTGCACACCTCAGCTGCTTACTAGTTAGCAATATGAACAAAAGCCTTTATCCTCTAAgtgaattacaagatgcatgAGTCCAAACTTGGCTACTCATGTAGAAAACTTGTACAACAACATACCTGTGGATCAACATCAGGGTTAATCCGAAGTAAAACATTGACCTTCTTTCCAGCCCTTTTTGCAGCCTCTGTAATGTTTTCCAAGTCAAACTCACTATCAATGTTGACAAACACACCTTCTTGGGCAGCCAAGACCAAATCCTCCAAGATTTTCCCATTCCCATTAAAGATACACCTAAGAATCacataaaattattaacaacagaaaatacaaaaaaaaaaaaaaaaacagcaaaacAATATGCAACGTGGGTGGAAAAgaacacaaaaaacaaattcatgGTTGAGTGAGATTGTTAAACCTCGTGGGATCAAAGCCAGCACGAAGAGCCAACCTAAGCTCATTCCCACTAACAAGCACAGCACCACAACCCAAGTGCCTCAAATGTTCCAATATCTTCAAATTGTTGTTAGCCTTAATGGCATAACCAATTATAGAACTCAACCCTTCCAATGCATCCTTATAGGCTTCAACGTTCCTAGTTATCTGGGGCTTGCTGTACAAATAGAAAGGTCTTCTCTCAACAGATTCCATGATGTCATGCACCTTGAGGCCCTCACAGTACAGATACCCATCTTCGGATTTGGTGAAACAATGCTGAAAATGAGCGTTCTTTGTGTCCTCTACCGCGGTTTTTGCAGCGTTTTGGGAGAGAACAGCTCTGAGAACACGCGGTTTTGTGGTGCTTTTGAATTTGAGGGGtggaaaaaaaagattttgggATAAAGGGTTTTGGTTTAAGGAGTAGTTATAGGTTTTGGGAAGGGAGGGTGAGTGAGAAAGAAGGTGAGAGCCTGCCATGGCTGTGTGTTGGTGGTGAAAGATTTTGCCGACTGTGTTGAAGGAAAATCACAAGTCAAAACCCTCGTCCATGTTctaatttgtgtttttgtttttagcaATTTAGAATTTGGGCTTCAGAGGATACTTTTTGGTCCATTAGAAAGCCCAAACTGTAGTGTTCAAGtcatgtaaaaaaatgtcatgcaaAAAAACACGACCTAAATGTTTACATTCTTTATAGAATTTTTTCTGGTCCAATATTTACATTCTAGAGAAAAGTATTTAACACATTCTTTTAACATTAGGGGTAGGTAAATGAGCCCAGATTCATGTACTGACCTGTGGGGTTCGCGGTCCGCGCAGGTTAcggaccaatttttttaaacggtccatggttatgtcatatttttttgtccGTCCCACTTAACCCGCGGACTATGCGGGTTTGGCCCGCGGGTCCGCAACCTGCATTAGGTTTAATTTGTGTGATCCTGATCCAATtatattaggtttgattttctctttttcactttaaactttttttttaaaataataaataaagaaatatattagataagataaagatataaagataaaaataaaatatttaaattaaaagatgataaagataaaaaaggataagataagaaaaataaaagataacaaaaataaaagattaagataaaaaagataagtgataacctgctaaaaatcttcttttttgatattttttcgatctttttctcttttaatctatcatattttcatatctgaaagtcataaataataaaaatataaattcttatcatttaaaccaaaaataattgttaaataaatatttttaaagatatttcaatgtatttttattataaaaaatagctcatatCATATTTAGTAGTTGCAGCaggctaaaaatattttttctcctcGCGTGTGCTTAACAAATATCGAACTAGGCTTCTTGTTGacaatatatactaaaaattgGTTTCTAGTATTTGATATGCAGGGtaaataatatgtaataattattgtcttttaatcacttaacttgatttcattctaatatttattattatttcgagttttaggaaaaagaagatgaagatatgGAGATAGAGAAGGTTCAAACtacttcaaatatgaaatcatttgttgttggagatgtttaaatttcatattttagatttattgcttggattttcttttgttaagacattatttattttattgatgtaattgactaattattgagattttatttatatttgcattgaacttaatttgattgtattatatttttattaaaattaaaattcttttaaaactaggccCGCGGACCAGCTCATTTGACCCGCGGGGTCCACAGGGCGGGGGcggaccaatttatttggtctGTGTAAGAAGCGGGGCAGATTAGACCAGTCCACTACTAATGCGAGCTTATATGAGCGGGTCTTACGCGGGGCGGATCGGGCCGCTTACCCACCCCTATTTAACACACTTTCATTAGTTGAAAGTTGTTGcaaactataaaattaagagagagaattattaaatgaaaaataaaacttaaaaaatttataatttttaataaatttcaactaaatATGTTAGAgagtgtattattattatttttcttatagcCTAAATGAACATGTTGATTTTGCTACCCTAAATGAACATGTTGATTTTGCCAGCCTATTTaacccttttttattttgattaaatgaaCAGGAATGCATATTAGTTTCCCTTTtggtttttccttctctttcttttcttcaaaatatatattaagaagaGTGATTTTGAAAATGCCTTACTATTACActtctataattttattatgattaatatttaagagTGTTGTTTTGGTGTTGAAAGTGGTTAAACATATCAAGATTTACGTATGCCCCGAAAGTGGGCTAcatatattttctttccttcatgTCTGATTTTTTCACGTGAATAGATTTGTTTAACATTACTTTGATTTGGTTGGGATATTGAAGCTATTCTTTGTCAACAAGTGTTTTTCTATGAGTTCAAACTTTTAAGACCTAAAAGTTCATCCTAAGTTCAACTTTATTAGTTGAACCATTTTTTGaacgtgatttttttttatgtgatataataaaacaagagGTTGgtaacttttctttctcttttttttaatactaacaaaatatttttatgacactaattaaaaatataaatacattttttcaataattattacattaaaatacatcaatgatttaatacttatttctataaacaattaaaaatatttaataaagtatAGCATATTCTTAAGACACTTGCACTTAAGatatttctttactttattgCCATAAATGATCTCTctcattttagaaaaattattgcACGGGCACAAACCCAACACCTCATTCTTATACACAACCAATCAAACATTTACAGCTATTAGATGAAAAAATCCAACCAATAAAACAAAGAAACTaacatt harbors:
- the LOC114407082 gene encoding diaminopimelate decarboxylase 1, chloroplastic-like, which gives rise to MAGSHLLSHSPSLPKTYNYSLNQNPLSQNLFFPPLKFKSTTKPRVLRAVLSQNAAKTAVEDTKNAHFQHCFTKSEDGYLYCEGLKVHDIMESVERRPFYLYSKPQITRNVEAYKDALEGLSSIIGYAIKANNNLKILEHLRHLGCGAVLVSGNELRLALRAGFDPTRCIFNGNGKILEDLVLAAQEGVFVNIDSEFDLENITEAAKRAGKKVNVLLRINPDVDPQVHPYVATGNKNSKFGIRNEKLQWFLDAVKEHPNELKLVGAHCHLGSTITKVDIFRDAATIMINYIDQIRDQGFEVDYLNIGGGLGIDYYHSGAILPTPRDLIDTVRDLVISRGLNLIIEPGRSLIANTCCLVNRVTGVKSNGSKNFIVIDGSMAELIRPSLYDAYQHIELVSPAPSNAETTTFDVVGPVCESADFLGKGRELPTPAKGTGLVVHDAGAYCMSMASTYNLKMRPPEYWVEDDGSVSKIRHGETFEDHIRFFEGL